From Rhineura floridana isolate rRhiFlo1 chromosome 12, rRhiFlo1.hap2, whole genome shotgun sequence:
AGGGGACCAGATTGGGAAGGGCTGATCTATGGCATTAAAAGCCCTTGGATAGTTAGAGAAGAAGAACAAGAGAACATTTGCCTTTAAGCAAGAATGTAACATttctggggctgcctttgaggttggtccagaagctgcagctggtgcaaaaagtgGCAGCACAACCACTCACCAGGAAAGGGTATTGCCAACAAGTCATCCcattgctgaaataattgcactggttgcccattagctgctgggccaagttcaaggttctggtttgggtgtacaaagtcctatacagcttgggacaaggatacatgaaagatcatcttacctctttatatacccagttgatcattgtgctctgcagctgagggcctcctgcagataccatctcatcaggaggtccattccacacaaccaaggaagtggacctttagcattgtggcactagtctttggaattcccttcccttagatattagacagaagccatctctgttatctttttggtgcctactgaagaccttcctgtttcaacaagccttttaagtagagcccttatcccagtctgcgtctatgttggatttgcttttttagatgattttaaagcttttttaaaaagatgctttgttttaatatgtttttaaagctgttttgttttaatatattttgaagtctgtttttaagatgtttttaatgtttttgtttgccggccTTGGCTCCTCCTGgaaagaagggtggaatataaatttaataaataaataaatttgtggggtgccaccacagagaaggcctccTCCTCCAGTATGATATCTACTTCACTTCTGCAAGTTGTGGAGGAAACTGAGAGAAGAGGTTCAGAACAGCATCTCAATTCCTTGGCAGATTCATCATGGTCCTGGTTTTCTGCAATATGTCTTATACTTGAATGTATCTACTCTGACATCACATTAAATTCCTGCATGTCTTTACACAAAAACATGCAGGGAAGGGCAATATTACGTTTAGGAAGTTGCAGAAAAGGATGCCCACCCTATTTGTAAACTATTTGAACGCATTCCTCAATATTCCAGTTGCATAATACTTTCAATTTTTGTTACCGCTCAAAGAATTTACAATCTCTTTCAAATAAAGTCCCACATCTTACCCAAGATGAGAGCAATGAAGACTTGCTACTTCTATAGTGTTGTAATTTCATGTCTGTTAATGCAAAAGCAAATATAGAATTTAAACTAGAATCTTAAACACACCGAAGAGCAAGGTCTCTGTTCTGAAGAAGCTGCCATAAGCAAAATGATTCAAGATAGACTGCCAGTTGAGCAACAGCAGCCTGAGGATAGCATTCATAAGCAAGAGAGGCAGCCAGATATGCACAGTCACTGACTGTCAAATAGTGCATTAGTCTGCATTCTTCACAGGTGCAAACTACCAGGTAAAACATCTTCTGAAGGGATCGGAGCCTTCCTTCTTATAATGAGACAACCTGGCTTGGCATGTGCATTAATCACTTTGCTGAAGGCGCCCATGTTTTGCAACTACAAGTCTCAAGGTCTGGATTTCTGTGCCCTAGGTTACAAATTCAAAACTGGAGTTTCAAGACAGTTTTCCAACAGGGAGCCCCTTGGtgtcaggaagagaagggagaaagaTGGGGCATGACAGGAAGAGAGGTGGCATGGTCAGAACACAGGGATGAAAAGCATGCAAAGGAAACATGTTCTTGAACATGGATTGCTCTTCCGTATGTGCAAAATGTTACTGAGAGCTGGAATTTTACAGCCAGGCACAAGTCAGCAAGTCTCTGCAACCAGagactctagaacagcctttcccaaccagtgtgcctccagatgttgttggatcacaattcccatctttcctgaccactggcaatgctggctgaggctgatgggagttgtggtccaacagcatctggaggcacactggttgggaaaggctgctctagaagcaGAACCCAGATGATTTCCTCTCTGAGCCCCTGAAGTGGGCTGTACATTaacaaaaaatggggaggggccaTAACACAGCAGTACAGCACATATTTCTCATGCAGaatttccaagttcaatccctggcatctccaattaaaaggagATCACACAGAAGGGTGTGAAAGAATTCTGTCTGAAAAtgtgggagagctgctgccagtaggactagacaatactgggctagatgggccaatggtctgagtcaggtaaaaggcagcttcagaTGGATATCCAGCCATGGCAGCTTGCCAGACAAAGGAGCTACTGGATTGTTCTCAACACTGCTACAGCAATACCACTGCAGGTGGTCAGAGGGTGGTAATGCCGTTTCCAGTTTGGCAGGGATTAAAGGTGACACAAGCAGTTGATGGGGTGGTCCTGCTAACTCTGGCTTGACTCATCAATTTGAGCAAACTGTTGATCTAGCATAGGCTACACTTAAGACTGCGAATCTCCAGACCACCAGgactggagaatgtgcacatgcaAAGATGCTGAGCCACAGGTATATCATTCAGCAAGTGATTAACGCTGTCAACTCTAACAACACCGGTCACGAGTCTGGGGGGGTGGAGGGACCGGAATCCagaccccaggcacctggttggccactgtgagaacaggatgctggactagatgggccactggcctgatccagcaggctcttcttatgttcttatgttcttaacaatatGCAGTAGGAGAGATCCTTGTGTGCCAACAGTGGATTGTTGCTGCCTGAATAAAAGGATCTCTAGATCAGGGTCAAGGACAGGATAGCTTCAATGCTTGCACTGCGATtacaaggactagaaacttgcatttgaaaatgaaaatgtatgggtttgtgTATATACATGGCTAGAGAGGAAGAACAAAGTTTCTAATTAATCcaatattaaattaaacataacgGTAATCTTCTAATCACATGAAGGGACTTTCAGGAGGGGCAACTCCTGATAAACAATTATTGCCATCCAAAAGTGAAGAAATACAAAGTCGCCATTAATGTCATGCCAGCAGCAAATAACTCTAGCAATAAGTGGGAGGTATGTTTGAAACTCATCATTCTCTAGAATTAGGAAAAATAGTTTTCCAAGACCGTAGCATTTCATATCCATCAAGACCAAGAGCTTTCCACTGGCACCTTCCTTAATCACTGCAGAAGAGATCTCAAGATTATTTTAAGTTTTCAATAGCTCTTGAGCAGCTTTAGTTCAGCTTACATTGTACTGCTCCTTCAGCCTATCCTCCATCACATGGCTCATTTTGTTTACACGATTCCATGGCCTACCAGGAACAAGTAAGCATAGTGATTACATGCTGCTCAAACTATAGCTgctgggaagaaacaaaccaacatGCTGGCTTAGCACTATGTGCAAACACTTCTGGTTTGTTTCTCTCAAAAGAAAACCCACAAGAAGCAGCCAagcataaaccatggtttgtttggagagaagcaAATGATGAGCGCTGtttcaggagtggggagcctggggccctccagatgttattggactctcaaatcccatcagcctaagCTATGATgaacaatggtcagggacaattgtattatcattattattagatTCATATGCCACTTATAGGCCATAATGGCTTGTGGGTGACAGTATAACAATATCTGGGGGCTAAAGGCTCACATCTGTGACATATATGAATGGAAAAGTGGTCCAAGGACATGAAGAGCCTAGTATTTCAAACACATTTTATGTTGAAAGGGGAATAAAAAGATACAAGATTCTCGTCCTCAAAATGTTTTTTGGAACAAAAGAACAAGAGCTATTGAGCTCAGCAGAGCTACAAGAATACTCTGAAGGGTTCTTTCAACAGCAGCCTCTCCTGTTTGCACTGGGATCCCAATGTTTTACTCTGCTTTATTCTTGttataaaaaaaacaaccctctgtGAGACGTTTAAATAAAAgcctattttaaaaagtatttaatcATTTGGAGTCCATTTTCCAGATTCAAAACTCTGGCATATCATGGATCACTGAAAGGCATGTCGCACACAATTAATTTTAACAGAATTTCTGAACATAATGAATGGGTATTTCAAACAGTTTCCAAACAGGGCCTCAAGAAACTGCTGAGAAATGCTTATCTCGTCCCTCTTTCTAAATCAACATAGGAAATTTTGAGACCTGTTCTACTACTTGCTATTCTTGTTTTGTTTACTCAAGACAAATATCCTATCAAATCAAGACAAAGTGCTTAAAGAGAAAAACCTAAAAACTTTATAAActtctttgcttttgcttttctttaaagTATCTGTCTCAAAGCACCTATAGCTTCTATCATATTCATGAAAAAGGAAAAAGACATAATGATGAAGCTCAGCCATTTAATACTGTTTTTATACAGCATGATGAAAGCTGTTTccgggctttaaaaaaaagggaaacTGCTGAGAACTGAAATAGTCTGTGGAAGCCAGCAGTATTATTATAGGCCCTCTTTCACGATCTAAAGTGCCACTGTAGCCAGACACGCAGGCTATCCTTTCACCAACTGTACAACCCATCACAACCAGACTGGGACCATGGATGGCTACACCTGATTTCAGACTCAGACTTGATGATTCTCAGTCCAGGTTTGCTATAGAATCAGAGGTGGAGCTTAAAGTGCAGCACAAAGACAATAGTAATCAATTTATTAGGTAAGGGTAATTTATATCAGGCCTGACAAACTCAAAAACTGCATGTTTGCTGACAAATTGGAGGAGCATATATCTAGGACATCCCTATTCATATGCTTagatcagtcttccccaaccccTATTTGATTGGCTTagatcagtctttcccaacctggtggcctccatatattttggatgcccagctcccatcagcttcagctaccatggccaatggtcagcgaaGATGGGAGCTATTGTccgaaacatccagagggcattagattgaggaaggctggtttagatggctttaaacagTGATTAGACaagagatctcaggggtccctgtgctcatccagggtttggtttcctttgggaagaaggtcagcggagactacagtgtctttatgaaatatggtttatttatttatttacacacattccaacctgagcttaggatggaggaattcaaggcatcagcagtccaatatccagttttcccatcagtgttataggaggcaccccaaatgccatggtgcagaaagccagcttctctgcctgcctccagttccctgCAATTCttggacacaactaaaaacacaagcctctcctaggccccccctgcgggggggggaaggctctcctgaagagtttcaatgacaatggcccattcaccagttgctgggcccATTATCCAAATCCAAATctaagtcctgccacaagtctttatctgggggtaTCTTCTTCAagattagctggcctagcccacccaggttggcagaaagaaatcttctctgttctccctcacaatctccagtatgaaacatgggcccaaacagaggcaggtaaccctcccagtgtctcttgccctccaaactcacagcgTGCTGGGTGcgtctcactgctggaatttgcccagggactgcacccatcataggagctgcatcccaccctataagaccattatggggcacccaaggggcaaagtcacttggggattttatctcacccatctctccaggcactggcagctcctctcgcacacacgcctccaacttttcctcctgcactttctcttccacagctggtaCACACGGGGCGAAGAAATCCATTAACAGCtgttcttctccagcctctagttcacctttctcaaaggccttttcttcctcctgcactacttctttaGCAGCAGGCTCACATGGAGCGGAGACATCTattagcagcatctcttctccagcctctaccccactttcttccgaggcatcttcctcttcattttccagcctgtcctccttcaacgcttggggctttacttccagctttctgctgtcttcccccctggcaggctcctggacaatcacagcttcttccttctccgctactgactgcaactcctcataGTCCAATCCCTCCAGCTGcctatccactttctggatctctttagccaccccagtctgggtgctctgcagctggactcccggGTCACTCTGGACcccttgtagcggctgatcaggcagggctctcacctcctcacatggggtctccttttcccctccaaagGTGTTTCCCAATATCTCCCTCATTCGTTGCCAGTGCTCCCGTTCCTCTTGgcactcttgttgcctttgctgctggtcctcctggcgctctCGTTCTCTTTGCTCCTGTTCCTCCTGGCACTCTCGctgtctttgctgctggtcctcctggctatactgctggaacatcaatttaatctgttccaggaggattgctgttctcccctccatcttgactcaggcacaccttgctctcaatgcttcttctaggaaactcaatcccacttctgacaccagtgacacgcgcctccccaatctctgagcggtgagatctcagaaaaaaattataaccagctggacaccatcttatcagagatacctaaggaagataaaattatcctcttgggtgatttcaatgcaagagttggatgtgatttcgatttatggccagaaacctttgggaaagaaggagttggcaatagcaacctgaatggaattctacttctgactaaatgtgcagagcataatcttgttattacaaacacactctttcatcagaaaaataaaattaaaacatcatggaagttccctcggtcaaaacactggcatctcctggattacataattgtctgtgccagagatcgccATGATATagtcctcactagggccatgacgagcacTGATGACTGCTgaacagatcaccgattaattcgatccactacggccattaatattgttcttcaacgtaggctccaaggaagaaaaccaaggtgtaaaatgagcATCCATGCCCtgcaagatcctattaagcaagcctgctttcaaacaactctcaagaaacatctaccaacagaactccctgaaaacgttgaggaacactggattaaactggacatccattattgcaacaTGTGAACAAACGATTGGATactaaactaagaaacatcaggattggtttgatgagaatgatagtgataTTGAAcatatcgacaagaaaaggaaagccttccagatatggcagaaagacattaactgtgttggtaagaaaaaaatctatgccaatgCAAAGGTTGAGGTCCAAAGatgaactagagaacttaagaacccCTGGTgggtaaagaaagctcaagaaatccagcactttgcagatgatcacgatgcacagggcttttttaatgccacaaaggccatctatagaccaacaaattatggtacaaatcccttacgttcaatggatggtaacaaacttcttaaggataaacagtctattgcactgcactggaaagagcattaccacgacctccttaatcgtaactctattgtggctgctgaggtcttctctcaaattccacaacaaactagagacaagcttgcagtatcccctaatttggatgaagtcagtaaagccatcaatcaaatggaatCTGCATGTTCAGAATAATGTTGCATCGAATACCAGTCGCTGGTGGGATAACTGGGGGTGGGTACTATGGCTTTCATTCTTAGGTTGTGGGATTACGAAgagcatctggtaggccactatGTGGGCTAGATGGATTTTTTGTCTGTTCTAGGAGgattctctttttcttttatctgcctgaagagggctctgaGGCCTGAGCACTGATAATTCTAAATAGCTCACTAGATAACTCACTAGATAGAATTAAGCTTCAGCTCATGCTGCCCTGGAGTCCATGATACAACCCATCTTTTTCTCAATAGTCACTTTACAAAGCACTGCTCAGGTTGCATCACAGCTGTGAATTAAATCCAGAGAAACAGTGGTTAAACCTGCACAGCCTTGAAGAATAAATCTTAGGCTCTCTCTTAGAACATACCAGGATTACATTTGGAGTGCGAAATCGTTTGAAATAATGTTCTTAGTGTGCATAAAATGGAGTGTGGCCATCACACAGAATGAGTGTATTTCTACTCTCAAAAGTTGCCTTATGAAATAAAAACGATTTTATCCAAGTGACCAGCGGTAGCACAATGAAGATTCCTGGCTTTGCTCCCCAGGTTGGCAGAGGAATTCCTGAAAGGGAAGCTTGGCCAAAAATGGGACCATCAAATCAGTTCTGTAGCGGCCTTGCCAGCAAGTTCAAGAACAAtgaaggattttaaaaaaggaagtgtcTCCTTTGCCTTCTTCCAAAAGCAAGTGCCTTGCCAGGCTGCAGAGACCAAGCAAGC
This genomic window contains:
- the BIN3 gene encoding bridging integrator 3 isoform X4, coding for MEGRTAILLEQIKLMFQQYSQEDQQQRQRECQEEQEQRERERQEDQQQRQQECQEEREHWQRMREILGNTFGGEKETPCEEVRALPDQPLQGVQSDPGVQLQSTQTGVAKEIQKVDRQLEGLDYEELQSVAEKEEAVIVQEPARGEDSRKLEVKPQALKEDRLENEEEDASEESGVEAGEEMLLIDVSAPCEPAAKEVVQEEEKAFEKGELEAGEEQLLMDFFAPCVPAVEEKVQEEKLEACVREELPVPGEMGFRSRLGSLRNRLYPRQSREILNGSMESFSSWKIRLRSCRRT
- the BIN3 gene encoding bridging integrator 3 isoform X1; amino-acid sequence: MEGRTAILLEQIKLMFQQYSQEDQQQRQRECQEEQEQRERERQEDQQQRQQECQEEREHWQRMREILGNTFGGEKETPCEEVRALPDQPLQGVQSDPGVQLQSTQTGVAKEIQKVDRQLEGLDYEELQSVAEKEEAVIVQEPARGEDSRKLEVKPQALKEDRLENEEEDASEESGVEAGEEMLLIDVSAPCEPAAKEVVQEEEKAFEKGELEAGEEQLLMDFFAPCVPAVEEKVQEEKLEACVREELPVPGEMGFRSRLGSLRNRLYPRHLGSEDLKPLLCQPWVIRFLQIMGGVLSKSREILNGSMESFSSWKIRLRSCRRT